Proteins encoded together in one Psychrobacter sp. 28M-43 window:
- a CDS encoding heavy metal translocating P-type ATPase yields MNDTTRTTKDESYDVETDVESNTPLTPQRAHLQLAIDGMTCQACASRIEKVLNKKPSVYEVSVSFAGETANVDYDPTQTTPEQVTDWVNKTGFVANVQAADSLFTQTDEDTATQYPWRLIGLWVCLVPFLVGMAGMLAGFGMAWMPPVWVQFILATIVQFGLALPFYKSAWASIKGGLANMDVLVVIGTLTIWAYSTYLWLTHGDGTLNSLLQSGHLGGHGASNSPAVYFEAGVMVIAFVRTGKYLEERTKKHSLNSIDLLLSLTPDEVEQQQPNGEFHNIALSDVQVDDVLRAKQGSRVATDGTVTEGSGWCVESHLTGESVALKKEQGDGLLAGALVENGSLLYRVSAKGSDTKLGDMVQALSDAQGSKANLARLADRVTAIFVPVVVTIALITFGVTWWLTGMVDTALMHAVSVLVIACPCALGLATPAAIMAGMGVAARHGVWFKDAQSLEAAGNIDTVVLDKTGTLTIGKPTIVDHVMVDKSLAVDDVLQIAASVEAHASHPLATALVNTAKDRQLPSFSVTDISVIKGAGIQANIEGLGLIKVGTAEFANLTLPRFMPKVWQIASTVAISINDEPLGAFALADDLKADTPQAIAALQDAGINVILMSGDKQSVVDHVAGQLGIDKAYGKMSPRDKASQIALLQTAGHKVAMAGDGVNDAPAMATADASFAMFEGTDVAQHSASARLMGESLMHIDAAQKIAQATLRNIKQNLFFAFIYNCLGIPLAAFGFLNPMIAAAAMALSSISVLMNALRLSRFKTEVELDNTISTSHTDNKRIAK; encoded by the coding sequence ATGAACGATACCACCCGTACTACCAAAGATGAGTCTTATGATGTCGAAACTGATGTTGAGTCCAACACGCCACTGACACCGCAACGCGCGCATTTGCAATTGGCGATTGACGGCATGACTTGTCAGGCCTGCGCCTCGAGAATCGAGAAAGTACTTAACAAAAAGCCTTCGGTGTACGAGGTAAGTGTAAGTTTTGCTGGCGAGACCGCCAATGTTGATTATGATCCAACCCAGACGACGCCCGAACAGGTGACAGATTGGGTGAATAAAACAGGCTTTGTGGCTAATGTGCAGGCAGCCGATAGCTTATTTACTCAGACTGACGAAGATACCGCCACTCAATATCCATGGCGTTTGATTGGATTATGGGTTTGTTTGGTGCCATTTTTGGTGGGTATGGCAGGTATGTTGGCGGGTTTTGGTATGGCGTGGATGCCGCCAGTCTGGGTGCAATTTATTTTAGCGACCATAGTACAGTTTGGTTTGGCGTTACCGTTTTATAAGAGTGCATGGGCATCTATAAAGGGCGGCCTTGCCAATATGGATGTACTGGTGGTCATTGGTACATTGACGATATGGGCGTATTCGACGTATCTTTGGCTCACGCACGGCGATGGTACTTTAAACAGTCTATTGCAAAGTGGGCATTTGGGTGGACACGGTGCGAGTAATAGCCCAGCCGTATATTTTGAAGCAGGGGTGATGGTCATTGCCTTTGTACGTACAGGTAAATATCTTGAGGAACGTACCAAAAAACACAGCCTAAACAGTATTGATTTATTATTGTCATTGACACCTGATGAAGTAGAGCAGCAGCAGCCAAATGGTGAATTTCATAATATTGCGTTGTCTGACGTGCAAGTGGATGACGTCTTACGTGCAAAGCAAGGCAGCCGCGTCGCTACAGATGGTACCGTCACAGAAGGCAGCGGTTGGTGCGTGGAGAGTCATTTAACTGGCGAATCAGTCGCACTCAAAAAAGAACAAGGAGATGGATTGCTGGCAGGCGCTTTGGTAGAGAATGGCAGTCTGCTATATCGTGTCAGTGCAAAGGGCAGTGACACGAAACTCGGCGATATGGTACAAGCGTTGAGTGATGCACAAGGATCAAAAGCCAATCTAGCGCGTCTCGCTGATCGAGTAACGGCTATTTTTGTCCCCGTGGTGGTAACGATTGCGTTGATTACCTTTGGGGTCACATGGTGGCTAACAGGTATGGTTGATACTGCTTTAATGCACGCAGTATCGGTATTGGTCATTGCTTGTCCTTGTGCACTTGGTTTGGCCACGCCAGCGGCGATCATGGCTGGTATGGGCGTCGCCGCGCGTCATGGGGTGTGGTTCAAGGATGCACAAAGTCTTGAAGCCGCGGGTAATATTGATACGGTGGTGCTCGACAAAACAGGCACATTGACTATTGGTAAACCGACTATCGTCGATCATGTCATGGTGGATAAGTCGCTTGCTGTTGATGACGTATTGCAGATTGCGGCCAGTGTCGAAGCGCACGCCAGTCATCCATTAGCAACGGCTCTCGTCAATACGGCTAAAGACCGCCAACTACCTTCATTTAGTGTGACTGACATCAGTGTGATAAAAGGTGCTGGTATACAAGCAAATATCGAAGGTCTTGGGCTGATAAAAGTGGGTACGGCAGAGTTTGCGAACTTGACGTTGCCAAGATTCATGCCAAAAGTATGGCAAATTGCCAGTACCGTTGCGATTAGTATCAATGATGAGCCACTAGGCGCGTTTGCCCTAGCCGATGATTTAAAGGCAGATACGCCGCAAGCAATCGCTGCACTACAAGATGCGGGTATTAATGTGATTCTGATGAGTGGTGATAAGCAGTCCGTCGTCGATCATGTAGCAGGGCAGTTGGGTATTGATAAGGCTTATGGCAAGATGAGCCCACGTGACAAGGCCAGTCAAATTGCACTATTGCAAACTGCTGGTCATAAGGTAGCGATGGCAGGAGACGGCGTCAACGATGCACCAGCGATGGCCACTGCCGACGCCAGTTTTGCGATGTTTGAGGGGACTGATGTCGCTCAGCATAGTGCCTCTGCACGTCTCATGGGTGAGTCGCTCATGCATATCGATGCGGCACAAAAAATCGCTCAAGCAACGCTACGCAATATTAAACAAAATCTATTTTTTGCCTTCATTTATAACTGTCTCGGTATTCCGCTTGCTGCATTTGGATTTTTGAATCCGATGATTGCTGCCGCTGCTATGGCGCTTAGCTCCATCTCAGTACTTATGAATGCACTACGATTGTCACGGTTTAAGACAGAGGTTGAGCTAGATAATACGATATCTACCTCTCATACGGATAATAAGCGCATAGCGAAATAG